A region of Vibrio chagasii DNA encodes the following proteins:
- a CDS encoding flagellin: MAVNVSTNVSAMTAQRYLNKASNDLATSMERLSSGHKINSAKDDAAGLQISNRLTAQSRGLDVAMRNANDGISIAQTAEGAMNESTNVLQRMRDLAIQSSNGTNSPAERTALNEESMALQDELNRIAETTSFGGRRLLNGSFGEASFQIGSNSGEAMIMALTSIRADDYRMGGTTFDSENAKDKNWEVPPTASDLKFEFKTKAGEDIVLDINTKAGDDIEELATYINGQSDLVNASVTDDGRLQLFVAEPDLDGAMSISGGLASELGIKSEGRATSVQDISLTSVAGSQNAISVIDSAMKYVDSQRADLGAKQNRLSHSINNLANVQENVDASNSRIKDTDFAKETTQMTKSQILQQAGTSILAQAKQLPNSAMSLLQ; the protein is encoded by the coding sequence ATGGCAGTTAATGTAAGTACTAACGTTTCCGCAATGACAGCGCAGCGTTACCTGAATAAAGCGTCTAATGACTTAGCGACTTCTATGGAGCGTCTGTCATCTGGTCACAAGATCAACAGCGCAAAAGATGATGCGGCAGGTCTGCAAATCTCGAACCGTCTAACGGCTCAGTCTCGTGGTCTTGATGTGGCAATGCGCAATGCCAACGACGGTATTTCGATTGCTCAAACGGCAGAAGGCGCGATGAACGAATCGACTAACGTATTACAACGTATGCGTGATCTAGCGATTCAATCATCAAACGGCACTAACTCGCCGGCAGAGCGTACTGCACTGAATGAAGAGTCAATGGCACTTCAAGATGAGCTTAACCGTATCGCGGAAACCACATCGTTTGGTGGTCGTCGTCTACTAAACGGTTCATTCGGTGAAGCTTCATTCCAGATCGGTTCTAACTCTGGTGAAGCAATGATCATGGCTCTGACAAGTATCCGTGCAGATGACTACCGTATGGGTGGTACTACGTTCGATTCAGAAAACGCGAAAGATAAGAACTGGGAAGTGCCGCCAACAGCGAGCGATCTTAAGTTTGAATTCAAAACCAAAGCAGGCGAAGACATCGTTCTAGATATCAACACCAAAGCGGGTGACGATATTGAAGAGTTAGCGACTTACATTAATGGTCAATCTGACTTAGTAAACGCATCAGTTACAGATGATGGCCGTTTACAGCTATTCGTAGCGGAACCTGACCTAGATGGCGCTATGTCTATCTCTGGTGGCTTGGCATCTGAGCTTGGTATTAAGAGCGAAGGCCGTGCAACATCAGTTCAAGATATCAGCCTAACAAGTGTTGCTGGTTCACAGAACGCTATCAGTGTTATCGATTCTGCAATGAAGTACGTAGATTCACAGCGTGCTGATTTGGGTGCGAAACAGAACCGTCTAAGCCACAGTATTAATAACTTGGCAAACGTTCAAGAGAACGTAGACGCTTCAAACAGCCGAATCAAAGATACGGACTTTGCGAAAGAGACGACGCAAATGACCAAATCACAAATTCTGCAACAAGCAGGTACTTCAATACTTGCTCAAGCAAAACAATTGCCTAACTCTGCAATGTCACTATTGCAATAG
- the flgL gene encoding flagellar hook-associated protein FlgL, translating into MLNRISSFHNYQSVQNDLRRQENKVHHNQAQLASGKKLQSPSDDPLATHYLQNIGQQSEQLKQYVDAITLVRNRLEHHEVMIANSEGFADEAKRTVMEMINGALSPEDRLAKKREIQELANNFLYLANSQDESGNYTFAGTKPKSQPFFRDNEGTVTYQGDDYQRKMRVASSFEMAMNDPGSKLFMEIDNPFGDYEPQYELEPASELLLGRATNSAEDGSTYKVTFVDMQTGKFAYQLEKDGAVVAAEDFDPATGIVYEGLNIQFKGQVTKGDSITLEPRETFSIFDTFKEAAEQVENPVSDASATAKLHQMTEEFHAAFIHLTKARTDVGARLSTLDIQEQQHEDFKLSLAKAKSNFEDLDYSKAIIEFNENSRALQASQQAFGKTKDLTLFNYI; encoded by the coding sequence ATGTTAAATCGTATATCTAGCTTCCATAACTACCAGTCCGTACAAAATGACTTGCGCCGCCAAGAGAACAAGGTGCATCACAACCAAGCGCAACTCGCTTCCGGTAAGAAGCTGCAGTCGCCAAGTGATGACCCGCTAGCGACGCACTATTTACAAAATATTGGTCAGCAATCAGAGCAGCTTAAACAGTACGTTGATGCCATTACTCTGGTTAGAAACCGCCTTGAGCACCATGAGGTGATGATCGCCAACTCGGAAGGATTTGCTGATGAAGCAAAACGAACCGTGATGGAAATGATCAACGGTGCGTTGTCACCTGAAGACCGTTTAGCAAAAAAGCGTGAAATCCAAGAGTTAGCGAATAACTTTTTGTACTTAGCAAACTCCCAAGACGAGTCTGGTAATTACACATTTGCTGGCACTAAGCCGAAAAGCCAACCTTTCTTTCGTGATAACGAAGGAACGGTGACGTATCAAGGCGACGACTATCAGCGAAAGATGCGTGTAGCGAGTAGCTTTGAAATGGCGATGAATGATCCGGGCAGTAAGTTATTTATGGAAATAGATAACCCATTCGGTGATTACGAGCCTCAATACGAGCTAGAGCCCGCATCTGAGTTACTACTTGGTCGTGCAACCAACAGTGCAGAAGATGGTTCTACTTATAAAGTAACGTTTGTTGATATGCAGACCGGTAAGTTTGCGTACCAACTCGAAAAAGATGGCGCTGTGGTTGCTGCTGAAGATTTTGACCCTGCGACTGGCATTGTCTACGAAGGGCTAAATATTCAGTTTAAAGGACAAGTCACTAAGGGCGATTCGATCACCTTAGAGCCGAGAGAGACATTCTCGATCTTTGACACGTTCAAAGAAGCGGCAGAGCAGGTAGAAAATCCAGTGTCCGATGCGTCGGCAACGGCAAAACTTCACCAAATGACGGAAGAGTTCCATGCTGCGTTTATTCACTTAACTAAAGCAAGAACAGATGTTGGTGCCCGTTTGAGTACATTGGATATTCAAGAGCAACAACATGAAGATTTTAAGTTGTCTTTGGCGAAAGCGAAAAGCAACTTTGAAGATTTGGATTACTCGAAAGCCATCATTGAATTCAATGAAAACTCTCGAGCATTGCAAGCTTCACAGCAAGCGTTTGGCAAAACAAAAGACCTAACCTTGTTTAACTATATTTAA
- the flgK gene encoding flagellar hook-associated protein FlgK, with product MASDLLNVGAQSVLTAQRQLNTTGHNISNANTEGYSRQSVIQGVNDPRQYGGQTYGMGVHVENVRRSWDQFAVNELNLSTTNAANKGDTQGNLDMLSNMLSSVASKKIPENLNEWFDSVKTLADTPNDVGARKVVIEKAGLLSKTLNEFHEKVRQQSDSTNKKLDMGIERVNQLAIEIRDVQRLMMRTPGPHNDLRDQHEKLINELSGYTKVTVTPRSNAEGFNVHIGNGHTLVSGSEASQLKMVDGLPDAHQRRLAIVEGKSLKPITSSDIDGKIGAMLDMRDEHIPAIMDELGRLATAFSYKVNALQEQGLDLNGNVGKNLFTDVNSELVAKSRVTASGQSKADVAVFIDDTSALKGGEYGLKYDGSDYVVTKPSGETVKVSTDSSGSAFYLDGMRVEIRNPPELGEKLLLRPTRNFAAQIHMATTDPKDIAAQSYEASTTFAKGTAGFKILEAGQLREFEVIVSPKGEQFAVTDPKGNILMQPQPYPPQGPVTINGTTFELTAGALANDKFTANLVPSEGDNGNLRKLQDLQTGKILNDGESTILDLYHNLNTNTGLKSSTANRLSDIATLEKQSAQERIASISGVNLDEEAANMMKFQQAYMASSRIMQAANDTFNTILALR from the coding sequence ATGGCGTCGGATCTTCTGAATGTAGGGGCACAAAGTGTTCTTACTGCTCAGAGACAGCTAAACACCACAGGTCATAACATTTCTAACGCCAATACAGAGGGCTATAGCCGCCAATCTGTGATTCAAGGTGTTAATGACCCGCGCCAGTACGGTGGTCAAACCTACGGCATGGGTGTGCATGTGGAAAATGTTCGCCGCTCTTGGGATCAATTTGCCGTCAATGAACTTAACCTATCGACAACCAATGCCGCTAACAAAGGCGATACTCAAGGCAACTTGGATATGCTGTCGAACATGTTGTCTTCGGTGGCTTCGAAGAAGATTCCGGAAAACCTAAATGAATGGTTTGACTCGGTTAAAACATTAGCCGATACACCGAACGATGTTGGTGCTCGAAAAGTCGTAATAGAGAAGGCTGGGCTACTGAGTAAAACGTTGAATGAATTTCATGAAAAGGTTCGTCAACAGTCTGATTCTACTAATAAAAAATTAGATATGGGTATCGAGCGAGTCAACCAACTCGCGATCGAGATCCGTGATGTACAACGCCTGATGATGCGAACTCCTGGGCCTCATAATGACCTGCGAGATCAGCATGAAAAGCTAATTAATGAGCTTTCTGGTTACACCAAAGTAACAGTGACACCACGCTCAAATGCCGAAGGCTTCAATGTCCATATTGGCAACGGCCATACCTTAGTGTCAGGCAGCGAGGCAAGCCAGTTAAAAATGGTGGATGGTTTACCTGATGCACACCAGCGTCGCTTGGCGATTGTTGAAGGTAAGTCTTTAAAGCCGATCACCAGCAGTGACATTGATGGAAAAATCGGTGCCATGTTAGATATGCGAGACGAGCACATCCCAGCAATCATGGATGAGCTTGGCCGCTTGGCAACCGCGTTTTCCTACAAGGTTAATGCTCTTCAAGAGCAAGGTTTGGATCTCAACGGCAACGTGGGTAAGAACCTGTTTACCGATGTGAACTCTGAGCTGGTGGCAAAATCTCGTGTGACGGCAAGTGGGCAATCCAAAGCGGATGTCGCTGTGTTTATTGATGATACTTCTGCCTTAAAAGGTGGAGAGTACGGTCTTAAATACGATGGTAGCGATTACGTGGTGACTAAGCCAAGTGGCGAAACGGTCAAAGTGAGTACTGATTCAAGCGGCAGCGCATTTTATCTTGATGGTATGCGCGTTGAAATTCGTAATCCGCCTGAACTTGGTGAAAAGCTGTTACTGCGTCCAACGCGTAATTTTGCCGCGCAGATTCATATGGCAACCACAGATCCAAAAGACATTGCCGCACAAAGCTATGAGGCATCGACGACGTTTGCCAAGGGTACTGCTGGGTTCAAAATCTTAGAGGCAGGCCAACTGCGTGAGTTTGAAGTGATTGTGTCACCAAAGGGTGAGCAATTCGCGGTGACGGATCCAAAAGGCAATATCTTAATGCAGCCTCAACCGTATCCGCCACAAGGACCGGTGACGATTAACGGCACGACTTTCGAGTTAACGGCAGGCGCGCTGGCAAACGATAAATTTACGGCAAACCTTGTCCCATCTGAAGGTGACAATGGCAACTTGCGTAAGCTGCAAGATCTCCAAACGGGCAAGATCTTGAACGATGGTGAGTCTACGATTTTAGACCTTTACCACAACCTGAATACCAACACGGGTCTGAAGTCTTCAACGGCTAATCGCTTGAGTGATATTGCGACGTTGGAAAAGCAGTCAGCCCAGGAGCGTATTGCTTCAATCTCGGGGGTTAACCTCGACGAAGAAGCGGCAAACATGATGAAGTTTCAACAAGCGTATATGGCTTCTTCACGCATCATGCAAGCTGCTAACGATACCTTTAATACTATTTTAGCTCTGAGGTAG